The Methanomassiliicoccales archaeon genome has a segment encoding these proteins:
- a CDS encoding DUF1616 domain-containing protein, with protein MKMLDRKNWDLLSIIILALLLIGAALALSSTTLPIILGIPFLIFLPGYAILSVLFPALKDLNILERAAISFGISIAIIPVVGIGLNVTKFGAILSSILAIISVIALVFAVIGLVIRIRTLRPYLPVAPGKAWRWVTSFARKGGNMQKIASVALVIALLGTVFALMFVVANPPQGQSFTEFYIQNSEGKATNYPHNLAVGQAASVTLGIINHEHRQVNYSLEVWLTGITIVNNVTSIHSMYLFETRNISLAHVPVDVQDNTTRQYETNYTFQVQLPGVYKLFFLLYLDHEPALPADPIPYNNYAASESFRITDAIDNNVISLNLPLNVT; from the coding sequence ATGAAAATGCTGGACCGCAAGAACTGGGACCTATTGTCCATTATCATTCTCGCGTTGCTCTTGATAGGGGCGGCGTTGGCATTGTCCAGCACGACCTTGCCGATCATCTTGGGCATACCGTTCCTCATTTTCCTTCCGGGATATGCGATATTGTCGGTCCTGTTCCCCGCGCTCAAGGACCTGAACATCCTCGAGCGGGCGGCCATCTCCTTCGGCATCAGCATCGCCATCATCCCAGTGGTCGGCATCGGTCTCAACGTGACCAAGTTCGGGGCAATACTGTCATCGATCCTGGCGATCATTTCCGTGATCGCTCTGGTCTTCGCAGTGATCGGACTGGTCATCCGGATAAGAACCCTGAGGCCATATCTTCCGGTCGCTCCTGGGAAGGCCTGGAGATGGGTCACTTCCTTCGCCCGCAAGGGCGGCAACATGCAGAAGATCGCGAGCGTGGCATTGGTCATAGCCCTCCTCGGCACGGTGTTCGCCCTGATGTTCGTGGTCGCCAATCCCCCTCAGGGACAGAGCTTCACCGAGTTCTACATCCAGAACAGCGAGGGGAAGGCGACAAACTATCCGCACAACCTGGCGGTGGGCCAGGCGGCCTCGGTGACTCTTGGCATAATCAACCACGAGCACCGGCAGGTGAACTACTCCCTGGAGGTCTGGCTGACCGGCATCACCATCGTGAACAATGTGACCAGCATACATTCGATGTATCTCTTCGAGACCAGGAACATCAGCCTGGCTCACGTGCCGGTCGATGTCCAGGACAACACCACCAGGCAGTACGAGACGAACTACACGTTCCAGGTGCAGCTTCCCGGAGTGTATAAGCTGTTCTTCCTGCTCTATCTCGACCATGAGCCGGCCCTTCCGGCCGATCCGATCCCGTACAATAACTACGCTGCATCGGAGTCGTTCCGCATCACCGACGCGATAGACAATAACGTGATTAGTCTCAACCTGCCCTTGAACGTCACCTGA